From the genome of Elusimicrobiaceae bacterium, one region includes:
- the tuf gene encoding elongation factor Tu, whose amino-acid sequence MAKEKFSRSKPHVNVGTIGHVDHGKTTLTTAITKVLAKEGKAKAMAYTDIAKGGVVRDASKIVTVAVSHVEYESEKRHYAHIDCPGHADYIKNMITGAAQMDGAILVVSAVDGPMPQTREHVLLAKQVNVPKLVVFLNKVDLMDDKEMLDLVEMEIRELLSKYEFDGDNTPIVRGSALKAIEGDQGELGEPCIHRLMEALDSWIPEPKRDTDKPFLMAVEDVFSITGRGTVATGRIERGKVHVGDALEIIGFRDNLSTVATGIEMFRKLLDEGIAGDNVGILLRGIEKNQVERGQVLAAPKSITPHKHFMGQVYILKKEEGGRHTPLTPGYKPQFYLRTTDVTGELNFKQEMIMPGDNAEIEVKLITPVAMEEGLRFAIREGGHTVGAGVVTKIIE is encoded by the coding sequence GACCACGCTCACCACCGCTATTACCAAAGTATTAGCCAAAGAAGGTAAAGCCAAAGCTATGGCTTACACGGATATCGCCAAAGGCGGTGTGGTCCGTGACGCTTCTAAAATCGTAACGGTTGCTGTTTCTCACGTAGAATACGAATCCGAAAAACGCCACTATGCACACATCGACTGCCCGGGACATGCTGACTACATTAAAAACATGATCACCGGTGCCGCTCAGATGGACGGTGCTATCTTGGTGGTGTCTGCGGTAGACGGCCCGATGCCGCAAACCCGCGAACACGTACTTTTGGCCAAACAGGTAAACGTACCCAAATTGGTCGTGTTCTTGAACAAAGTAGATTTGATGGACGATAAAGAAATGTTGGATTTGGTAGAAATGGAAATCCGCGAATTATTGTCCAAATATGAATTTGATGGTGACAATACCCCCATCGTACGCGGTTCTGCTTTGAAAGCCATCGAAGGCGATCAAGGTGAACTGGGTGAACCCTGCATCCACCGCTTAATGGAAGCCTTGGACAGCTGGATCCCTGAACCGAAACGCGATACCGATAAACCGTTCTTGATGGCTGTAGAAGACGTATTCTCCATCACCGGCCGCGGTACCGTAGCTACCGGTCGTATTGAACGCGGTAAGGTGCACGTAGGTGACGCTTTGGAAATCATCGGTTTCCGCGATAACTTAAGCACCGTTGCCACGGGTATTGAAATGTTCCGCAAACTCTTGGACGAAGGTATCGCCGGCGATAACGTAGGTATTTTGTTGCGCGGTATTGAAAAGAACCAAGTAGAACGCGGACAGGTTTTGGCTGCGCCGAAATCTATCACCCCGCACAAACATTTCATGGGCCAAGTATACATCTTGAAGAAAGAAGAAGGCGGCCGCCATACCCCGTTAACCCCGGGTTATAAACCGCAATTCTACTTGCGCACCACCGACGTTACCGGCGAACTCAACTTCAAACAAGAAATGATCATGCCGGGCGATAACGCCGAAATCGAAGTGAAACTCATCACCCCGGTCGCTATGGAAGAAGGCTTGCGCTTCGCTATCCGCGAAGGCGGTCACACCGTAGGTGCTGGTGTCGTCACCAAGATCATTGAGTAG
- the rplK gene encoding 50S ribosomal protein L11 produces MAKEKKIKGYIKLQIPAGAANPAPPVGPALGQHGVNIMEFCKQFNAKTAKLEKGIKIPVVITVFEDRSFTFITKMPPMAVLIVKKLGLAKGSGAPHKDKVGKITQKQCEEIAAEKLPDLNTKDIKQAAEMVKGTARSMGVDVVK; encoded by the coding sequence ATGGCAAAAGAGAAAAAAATTAAAGGTTACATCAAGCTGCAGATCCCTGCAGGCGCAGCCAATCCGGCACCTCCGGTGGGCCCGGCCTTGGGTCAGCATGGTGTAAATATCATGGAATTCTGCAAACAGTTTAACGCCAAAACCGCGAAACTGGAAAAAGGTATTAAGATTCCGGTCGTCATTACTGTATTTGAAGACCGCTCTTTCACCTTCATCACGAAGATGCCGCCGATGGCTGTGCTTATTGTAAAAAAATTAGGCTTGGCCAAAGGTTCCGGCGCTCCGCACAAAGACAAAGTGGGTAAGATTACCCAAAAACAATGCGAAGAAATCGCCGCTGAAAAATTGCCCGACTTGAATACGAAAGATATTAAACAAGCCGCCGAAATGGTAAAGGGCACCGCCCGCAGCATGGGTGTAGACGTAGTAAAATAA
- the nusG gene encoding transcription termination/antitermination factor NusG, whose protein sequence is MSEEKNWYVVHTQTGHEDKVRQKILQQIEVQGFGDRVFQALVPTEEVVEVKQNKKILRKRKFFPSYVLVQMNLTSESYWFIKNIIGVTGFLGDPNPVPLPEEEIAGIVELTEEGGKPKHIVNFERGESVRITEGPFKHFIGKVEEVNEQKNKLKVMVTVFDRSTPVEVDFLQVEKN, encoded by the coding sequence ATGTCTGAAGAAAAGAATTGGTATGTGGTACATACCCAAACCGGACATGAAGATAAAGTGCGCCAAAAAATCTTGCAACAAATTGAAGTGCAAGGCTTTGGCGACCGCGTGTTTCAAGCGCTAGTTCCGACGGAAGAAGTAGTGGAAGTCAAACAGAATAAGAAAATCCTTCGCAAACGCAAATTCTTCCCCAGCTACGTACTCGTGCAAATGAATTTAACCAGCGAATCCTACTGGTTTATTAAAAACATCATCGGAGTGACGGGATTTTTAGGAGATCCAAATCCGGTCCCGCTTCCGGAAGAAGAAATTGCCGGTATTGTAGAGCTCACCGAAGAAGGTGGCAAACCGAAACATATTGTGAACTTTGAACGGGGCGAAAGTGTACGTATTACCGAAGGTCCGTTTAAGCATTTTATCGGAAAAGTGGAAGAAGTCAACGAGCAGAAAAATAAACTTAAAGTCATGGTAACGGTCTTTGATCGTTCTACCCCGGTGGAAGTAGATTTTCTGCAAGTGGAAAAGAACTAA
- the secE gene encoding preprotein translocase subunit SecE, producing the protein MKKATDFLKQCVSELKKSTWLSRKEVVQSTILVAIVVALTSAYVGIIDFGLTKILGLMVGGR; encoded by the coding sequence ATGAAGAAAGCAACTGATTTCCTAAAACAATGCGTGTCCGAGTTAAAGAAATCCACTTGGTTAAGCCGCAAAGAAGTAGTACAGAGTACTATTTTGGTGGCGATTGTGGTAGCTTTGACTTCTGCTTACGTAGGGATTATAGATTTTGGTCTGACCAAAATATTAGGCCTAATGGTAGGGGGACGCTAA
- the rpmG gene encoding 50S ribosomal protein L33: MATNERISIALACTVCKNKNYYQVRGKKKDYKLEVNKFCKKCGKSTLHKETKAS, encoded by the coding sequence ATGGCAACCAATGAAAGAATCAGCATCGCCTTGGCTTGCACCGTATGCAAGAATAAAAATTATTACCAAGTGCGCGGCAAAAAGAAAGATTATAAATTAGAAGTCAACAAATTTTGCAAGAAATGCGGTAAGAGCACCTTGCATAAGGAAACCAAGGCTTCTTAA